ATAATGATAATGTTCCAAATGTGCTGAAGAAAAGCTTTGAATAAACTTTGGAGTAGTTTGTTCGTCCTTTCTCCTGATTTCAAGAAAACCCTCCTTTAAAGCCCAGTCATACACCAATATATCTACTGGATATTTGGTCAATACACCCGAAAGTTTATATTTTCTGATATTCTTTTCTGCTTCCTCTTTGCTAGAGAAAACTCCCGACGGAAATGAAGTGTGTTGAGAAGTTCCGGAAAATATCTAGATTTCATTGAGTAAATTGTTCATAGATGAGCAAAATTAACTTTTCCTGAAAGATTATTATTCTATCCCATCACTATTTATTGTGATGTAGCCTGTATCAAATAAGTAAGTATCTTCTGAGAAGGTCATCAAAAGAAACAGAAGCTACAATTCCATTCGCTTTTAAATCTGCTACAGATAGTATCTGCTCAAACCTGTATGGCATGAATCTTTTATGAGCTTTGTGTAATAGTTATACTAATAACTGTACGAGTAACAACTGTTACAAAGAAAATTTTAACCGTATTTTTATAGTCATATTCTTATACTATGCAAAACCTGTTATTGATCCTGGGAGCTGTTCTGATTGTATTTTCCTGGATGCATCTAATTCGATATGAGGTTTGGTGGATTCGGGCTGCAGACTTTCCACACCTGCAACTGGCTGTTCCTCTGTTAGTTATTTTTGTTGCTTATCTTATATGGTTTGATATAGATTCTCCTAAGGAATATGTTTTTATCTATGTAACAGCAATCACTTTGATCTACCATTTATATCGCATAAGGCCTTATACCCGGTTGCATTCACATCAGGTGCTGTCTAGTGAAAAAGAGCAAAAGTCAGGAGATGGATTGAAGCTGTTGATATTTAATGTGTTCATGGATAATACAAGATGTGATGAATTTCTTCAACAAGTATATCAGTACAATCCTGACATTGTGCTGGCCGTAGAAACCAATCAGCATTGGATGAATAAGTTAAAGCCTCTGGAAAAAATCTATGCGTATCGGGTGAGTTGTCCTCTTGAGAATACATATGGAATGCTATTCTATTCCAGATTTCCCATAAAACATAAAGAGATTAACTTTCTGGTACAGGATGATATACCCTCATTGTATGTTCAGCTGACATTGCCATCCAAACGGGTTATCGATCTCTATGGGGTGCATCCAAGGCCACCTGCACCGGGTGAAAACAATCGCTCTACCGAACGGGATGTAGAATTAATCCAGGTGGGCAAACGAGCCAAGGTAGCTACTAACCCAGTAATTGTTGCAGGTGATTTAAATGATGTAGCCTGGTCACACACTACCCGGTTATTTCAACGACTCAGTGGGTTATTAGACCCTCGTATTGGGCGAGGCTTCTTTAATACCTTTAATGCCAAGTACTGGCTGTTGCGCTGGCCACTGGATCATGTGTTTGTTTCACATCATTTCAAGTTGATAGATATAGAAAGGCTGCCTAATTGTGGTTCGGATCACTTTCCAATGTTTGCACATTTCTGCTATGAGCCTGATCCGGAAGCAAAAGAGAACAAACCACAGGCAGAAGCTTCTGATTATAAAGAAGCCAGCGAGAAAGAGCAACAACTGGAGGAGGAGAAAGCGTAACCGTTTAGATGTTGCCTTTACTGCTGTGCAAATTTTTTTGAGACTTATATTTTATATACTTAGAACAGGATTATACTATAACCCTGTTCTAAATATCCTGTTACCTGCCCTAAAAACGGAAAGGAATAAAACCTGTTTCCCCACTATATGCTTTTTCCTGACCATAAGCACTTAACTCAAATCTAATAAAGATCTATTTTTTCAACTGTGGTCCTCTGTAGATGGTTTTCCATCTCAGGGGGGCTTTTTAGAGAAGTATATAGAAGATAGCTATATAAGAACAATTCTGGTAGTTTTAACGTACTGTAGTATTGTCATCTTTTCATATATCCTATTTTTACTATTCTCTAAAATGGAAGAGTTAGAAGTAACCACTGATTCTCTCAAAGCAAACTGGGCTACTTATACAGCAGTGAAAAAGCTGATAGTGAAAGGTGCCAAAGAAAAATTTCCATTAGAGATTGCTCAATTAAAGAATCTGGAGTATTTATCCATAGAAGGAGTTCCTGTCATTACTGATTCTATCTTTGAATTGACTACACTCAAAGAATTACATGTAAAAGGAAAGCTAACAGATAATAAATTTTCGAAGCCTTACCCAGATCATTTTGATAAACTTACAGTCGTCACCCGACTCTCATTAGGTAGTGCACCTGCTCCTTTTCCTGCTTCCGTATGGAGAATGCCTGCATTGAAAACACTGACCTTGACTATTGAAGACTGCCGTAGTCTACCTCCAGGTAATTTTTCTTCTCTTTCACAGTTGGAAGAACTTCATCTTATCTCCAATCATTTTTCGGATGAGGTTTTTACAGAGATAGCCTCTCTGTCAAATCTTCGTTCTGTTACATTGGATGTAATCAATGTAAATAACTATCCGCTAAAGGCAGATTTATCTGCTCTGGGAAAGACAGTTAATCTGGAAGAAATAGTAATTCGTAATGCTCAGCTGGATACTCTTCCAGTATCATTTAAAGAGCTAGCAAACTTGAAAAGCTTTCGGTTGGAGGCGACTAATCTAAGACGTTTTGAAACTTCATTAGTCCCTTATTTTGAGAATCTTCCGGAAAATCTGGAAAGCCTTTATCTGGATTATATAGGATTTGATGTAGTTCCGGACAGTATAGGTCGTTTGAAAAAACTGAAGTCTTTGTATCTGACTTCCAAGTGTATTACCAAAGGATACGAAAATTTGCTTTTACTTAGCAACTGTGAGGAAATCTATTTTCGGTTTTATCGTGGGGATAGTAGTAGCGACCCGGTGGGTGAAAAAATTGAGTACAGTAAGGATAAGAAGACAAAATACAGTGAACTACGTGATTATGTTGAAGGAAAGGGGATAGATATAGAAATGCAAAAACAGTTTATGCGATTTGTATATAAGGACCCGGCAACTGTTTTAGACAAAGAGACATTATTACACCTACTGGATTACCCCAATAAAAGAATTCGGGAAGAAACATTTGCTCAATTGGCCCCATTGATCCGAAATCCATTTTCTGATGGCTTTGTGAAAGACAAAGCTGTTATTGCATTAACAGGTAAAATTAAGCAGCGTAAGACACAGGAGTTGGCAGGTATGCTCAACGAGCAGGGATATCATTTTAGCCCGATTCTGAACGAAAGTATAACTCATCTGATTATCTCACCAACAGAAAAAACAAATACACGTTTTTTATTTTCTGAGATCATTCAGCTGGCACTTCCGGAACATTTGATGAGACTTCTGGAAAAAGAAGCAACACCTTTTTTGAAGGCAGGAGATGTAATACTGGAGGATAGTCTGATGGCATTACTGTTTTCGGAAGATGAAAGTAATATGTTACTGGCTTTGGAAATGATGCTTGAGGGGGGAATACCCACCAATCGCTTCACAGAGTTTGTCATCTGTTTTCTGATGAAACGGTTTCAGCAAAAAGAGACAAAAGAAGCTTTTCGTAAAGTAATTGAAAAACATTGCTCTGCCAGATGGCAGCACTTTCTCAGGTCCAATGTGCGAAAATCTATTCTGGAAGACTCTACTCACAAAATTATTCGTCATGAACTAATTGAGTTGGATATATTTTTGAAAAAAGGACTGGAAATTGGTTTCGCAACATCTAAAGCGTGGTTTATCTATTTTTTTGACCGCATAATTGATTTTCAGCCTGACTTGGCAGAATTACCTGTACGTTGCCTGATCACAGATCATACGTTGGATTTGATACAGCTAGATCGGTGGAGAGAGTCTTCTCCTCTGAATCTGGGAAAATCTTTATCCCGCGGATTAATCAATATGACGGATCTGACACAAATTGAATGTGTTACCATTACAGTTGGTGACTTTGCAGATCTTTCTATCTCTAATTATTCATTCTTTGCCAATCTCAAAAAATTACCCAATCTACAGGAGATTATCATAAGTGGTACTTCTGATCTGTCATGGGTAAAAGGCAGACTTACCAAGACAATAGAAAAGACTAGGAGAGAGTTGCCATCCGTAGTAATTACACAGAAGGATAAGATATGAAGTCCAGATCAATAAGTAAGATTACTCATCGTTATCTGGAAAGAAAAAGTATATGCTATATGTTGCTTTACTTTTAAATATTTGTACTTTTAATGCAAATAATTGTACGTTTTACTATAGACAGATATATGTCTTGCTTCTTAGCTTAATTGATTGTGCCTGTTTTCGCTCTATAACATACTCTGTTCTTGACAGAATGTGGTCATCAATGTAGCATCTTTTATAAAGAGTTATAACCCAGTATTACTTTTCCTGATAACTGACATTCATATACCTTTCTGCAATTGCTTCATAAATGCTTTTGATTACTAAATTTTATCCGAGATGATAAATGTCTCACTGACAACTATCTGTGGATGTTGCTGGCAGAAGTGTATATAGATCTTTTGGATATTTCTTATTACCCGGCTACCGTTTTGATTTAATCATCTGATATGAAGGACGAAAAAAATCTTATTCAAAGGTTAAAACTTTCAGACCGACAAGTTTTCCATGTAATCTTTGATTTATATGCAAAAAAGATCTACTACTTTTCCTTTGATTATCTAAAAAGTAAAGAAGATGCGGAGGAAATTGTGCAGGAGGCTTTTATACGGCTTTGGGAGAAAAGAGAAACATTAAAAGAAGAGTATTCTTTGAGTGGATTTCTTTTTACGATTACCTATCGGTTGATAATGGACTATTTTCGTAAAAGAAAGACAATTAGTGAGGCTCAAAAACAGTTATTTCATGTTCTGACAGATGAAAGTTATCAGACTGAAGAAGAATTATTATATCAGGAGTTGGAAGCTTTGTATCAGCAAGCTATAGATCAGCTACCTCCACGAAGAAAAGAAATATTCATTTTGAGCAGAAAAGAAGGACTGACCTATCAGGAAATTGCTGCTCAGCTTCAGATTTCACCCAAAACGGTAGAACATCAGTTGTCCGAATCACTCCATTTTATGCGGGAGTATTTCAAGCATTATACCTGCTCATTTGTAATGTTATTTCTAGCCTGGCTGTGCTTTTGATACACATACTGTTTAATTAGTAAATGTAGCCCTTTATCTTTCAGTTAGTAATTCCCATATTCTGATTCGCAAATCCAGATTTTTACTTCTTTAAAATATAGTTGAACCGCTTGATTTACTATTTCTCTGAGTTAAAACGCTGGCAGACAACTTCCTGTTACTATCTGTAGGCGAACAGTAGCATAGGATTGGTTGTCTCTATCAAAGTTCCAACCCCCCGGCTCTTCTTCATTGCTTTTCTGAAAATTTTTTAAAAAAAAATTGAACTCCAATAGGGGAAAGCTATCAGTTACACGTAGTACCTATAAAATACTGTGTAATGGATAAGAAATTATTGGAAAAGTACCGGAGAGGTACATGTTCAGAAGATGAACAACAGTATGTACGTCATTGGATAGAAGATCCAGCGAATGCGTCATTACTGTATCAGTGGATGCAGGAGCAGTGGTATGAAATGGATATAATGAACCGACCTGCCATTGATCTGAAGCCAGTGTGGGAGAAGATAGATGATCATACAAAGGTTTCAGCAGACATAGACTTTCCGGAATCTGGATCAAAGGTTGCACAGTTAACTGCATTCTGGAAAACAAGAATACGAGTGGCTGCTACAATAATAGCGGTACTGTTAGGAGGTATTGGAGGAGGCTGGTATTTTTTTGGACAGCACAATGACATTATATACCAGACAAGTTATGGGGAGGTGAAGCGTATTGTACTGCCTGATAGTTCTGTAGTTGTACTCAATGGTAATTCAACCCTTCACTATCCGGCTTTATGGGATAATACACATAAGAGAGAGGTATGGCTGGAAGGAGAAGGTTTCTTTAGTGTCAGACATAAACCCGATGATCAGAAGTTTCTGGTCCATACCACAGATAACTTTACTATCGAAGTAGTTGGGACACAATTCAGTGTTTTTGAGCAAAGAGGCCAAACCAGAGTGGTTTTGAATAATGGAAAAATTAAGGTACATCTGAAAGCTGATGTCAACAAAAAGACATCTGGTCTGGAAATAAAACCTGGAGAGCTGGTAGAATACAATGATAGAGACCAGCAACTGATACGACGCAAGGTAAATCCAGAAATATACTCCTCCTGGAAAGACAATCAATTAATTTTTGAAGATACTCCTCTCTCAGAAGTAGCACTGCGTCTGGAAAGATGCTATGGGTTGTCAGTGCAACTGGATGAAACCATTAAGGACAAACGCCTTACCGGACGTATGGATATTCAGAATCTGGACGTATTGCTGGAGGCTATGTCCAGTTCATTTAATCTGAAAGTCATCCAAAAGAAAGACAGCATTATTATTCATCCTAATCCATAATAAGATATGAAAAAAGTCCATATCCGGTAGGCATTTATACAGATCTGCCAGGTAGATAATTATATACCTATTTATATAAACCAACACACTTACAAATGGATTTATGAAATATACTATACACCTTTTTTTGATCTGCTGCCTCTATCTGTGCCACTGGACGGGATTGGCGGCACAGGCACAAATAATGGCATCCAGTGAAGTATTTGCAACGGGTTCAAGACAAATATCCTCACAGGGACGTTCTCTGAAATCTGTCATCACAGAGTTGGAAAACCGTTATAAAGTTGTGTTTTTTTATGATACCCAGCTGATCAAAAATGTTGCTGTTTCGCAGACTATAGAAACCGGATCTCTTGACAAAGTGCTTTCCTCACTTTTGAAGCCTTATAATCTGAAATACAAACGATTAAAAGGGAGTTCCTATGTGATTTTTTCGGATACACCTTTGAAAGATTCAGGCAATAACGATACTATCAGTCCGGAAAGTCGTAATACAGCTGATTCATTGACAAAGAATGAGGTATATCCTCAAGTTCTTTCTGTTAATCAGGAAGCTGAGCAAGCGGCAATTACTGTTAAAGGGAAGATAACGGATGAGAACAAAGAGGCTTTGCCAGGAGTGAGTGTAGTCTTAAAAGGAACAACAACCGGAACTGTAGCAGGTCCTGATGGAAATTATTCATTAAGCGTACCAGATGGGAATGGAACATTAGTATTCTCGTTTGTAGGGTATATTTCACAGGAAGTATCTATTAATAACAGGACAACCATAGATATATCTCTTGCTCCGGATATTACCGCTTTAAATGAAGTTGTGGTAGTAGGGTATGGTACACAAAAGAAAGGAGAAATCACCAGTGCAGTTGCCAGTGTCAATGCAGAACAGTTTAACAAAGGAAACATTAGTAACGTATCTCAGTTGTTACAGGGAAAAGTTGCCGGATTGTCTATTTCCCGTCCAGGAGGTGATCCCAATGGAAACTTTGCTATCCGTTTGCGCGGTTTGTCTACTCTAGGAGCCAATACCCAACCACTTGTTGTCATTGATGGACAGATAGGTGCAGACTTAAATACAGTTGATCCCAATGATATTAAGAGCATTGATGTATTGAAAGATGGTTCCGCTGCTGCTATTTACGGTACACGTGGTTCTGCCGGAGTAATTATTATTACAACCAAATCAGGTGGAGGTACTACCAGTATTAGTTATAATGGGCTGGTACAGGCAGAAAGTGCAGCCCGGTTAACTCCTCATATGTCTGCAGCTGAATTCAGAGCCTTGGGAAAAGGTACAGATTATGGATCAAACACAGACTGGTATAAAGAAATTACTCGTACAGCTATTTCTCAAACCCACAATGTTTCTTTGTCTGGTGGTAATTCCTCGGGTACCTCTTACAATGCTTCAGTGAATTACCGTAATTCCCAAGGGGTAGCCATTACTACTGGCTTTGAACAGCTCAATGGTCGATTGAATCTGATCCAGAAAGCCTTAAAGGATAGATTGGTATTGAATTTAACCTTGAGTATGACGCGTAGAAAATCAGAACTAGGCTTCAATGAAGCATTTAAATATGCAGCCATCTACAATCCTACTTCTCCTGTATATAGTACCGATCCGTTATACGATCTGACAGGGGGAGGATACTTTGAGGCAAACTTTGTTGATTATTCAAATCCGGTAGCAGTACTCAGACAAAATACCAATGAAAGAGAATTGAAACGATTCAACTTTGCTGCCTCTGCTGAATATGAAATCGTTACGGGATTAAAGTTTTTGATTCGTTATGCTCAGCAAACCGCCAGTACTTACAATCAGGTGTATCTGCCACGCACCTCCTATAATTCCCGAAACTTTTTAGGTGTAAGTGGCTTTGCCCGTGGTGGATATGGATGGAAAAACGACAATGAAAGTTTTAACCAGCTGTATGAAAATACGCTGTCTTATGAAAAGCGGATTGATAAATTACAGGTATCAGCTCTTACCGGATATTCCTATCAGGATTTTCTGGATCAAGGATTTACAGTAGGTGGTGGAAACTTTATTACAGATGCTTCTGGACAAAACCTTTCCTCTGCACTAGACTTTGCACAAGGGTTAGGAGCTATTTCCAGCTTTAAAAACGGGTCTCGATTGGTTGCCTTCTTTGGTCGTGTTAATCTGAATTATAATGGTCTTGCATTCTTATCTGCAACATTGCGCAGGGAAGGCTCAACACAATTTGGAGCAAATCACAAATGGGGGATGTTTCCAGGGGTAAGTGCCGGGGTGGATCTGAGCCAGATTCTACGTGTAAAAGCAATTGATAATCTAAAACTAAGAGCCAGTTACGGTGTAACAGGTGCATTACCACCCAGTTCTTATCTGTCATTGCGAACGCTCACTGCCGGAGGATCTTATTTCTATGCAGGTGATGGAGTATACTTACAACCCTATTCTCCTAATCAGAATGCCAACCCGGATCTGCGGTGGGAGAAAAAAGGAGAGTTTGATGTAGGTGTTGATTTTGGATTATTTAACAATCGTCTGACAGGTACAATTGATTACTATCAGCGAACTACCTCTGATCTGATCTTTAATGTAACGGTTCCAGTTCCGCCAAACCTGGTTCCTACCACCTGGATGAATATTGGTACCATGAAGAGCAATGGTTTTGAGATGAGCCTGGGCTATGATGTTATTAAAAATGATGTATTTTCCTGGAATACAGGTGGCAACTTTACCACCTTTCATGTGGTGCTATCCAAACTGGATCCTCAGTTAGCAGGTAGCTTTGTCGGGGCTACAAACCTGGGGACGCCTGGACAGGAGGCTACACAGATTACAAGAGCTGTAGAAGGGGAGAAGATCGGTATCTTATGGGGTAAGGTGTACAAAGGAGTAGGAGAGGATGGTAAATATATTTTTGAAGACCGGAACAATGATGGAAAGATCGATAATCAGGATGAGACTATCATAGGCAATGGCTTACCTAAATTTGAATTTGGCTGGAACAACACAATTCGGTACAAAAACTTCGACTTTAATTTTCTGTTAAGAGGATCTATCGGGCATGATCTGATCAACACCTATCGAGCCTTCTATGAGAACCCCAATGTTGCCAGCAGCTATAACATTGTAAAGACTAAATATTTTAATCCGAATATCACCGATGGACAAATCTTCAGCAGCCGGTTTGTAGAAAGAGCCTCCTTTGCAAAGCTGGATAACGCTACACTTGGGTACAACTTCAAACTCCCTGCAGGAAGTTTGGTAAAAAGTCTGCGTGCGTATCTGAGTGGACAAAACTTATTTACTATTACAAACTATACAGGCGTAGATCCGGAGGTGCGGTATGCGGATGAAAGTACTTCCAATACAGGTGCTGTTACCCGAAATGCGTTAGCGCCAGGGGTTGATAGAAGGGAGACCTGGGTACTGACTCGTTCTTTTACACTTGGGGTTAATGTTCAGTTTTAATCTACTTATACTACAGGTAAAAAACTGCCAATACAAGCTAATTGAGAAGGCATTGGCAGGTACTTACACTTAAATGATAACATACCTATGAAATATACATCAATTACAAAATACTGTCTGGTTGGACTGATTTTAGCTGGAGGATGTACCAATCTGGATGAGACCGATGTGTTGTATGATACGGTAATCAGTGACAACTTCTACAAAACAGATCGGGAATTTCTTTCAGCTGTTGGTGCTGCCTATTCCAATCTTTTCGGCTGGGGTGGGAACAACCATATGATACCCCTGAACGAAGTAACTACCGATGAAATGGTGGTTCCTACACGGGGAGCCGACTGGGGTGATGGTGGGCACTGGGTTCGTTTACAAACCCATACCTATACTTCACAAGACCCTACACCCACTAACGGTTGGACATTTCTGTATTCCGGTGTCAATACCTGTAATCGTTTGCTGGCTACTTTTGAGCCATTGGGGACAGATCAGGCCAAAGCGTATATTGCCGAACTAAAAGTACTGCGGGCTATCTATTATTACTGGTTGCTGGATCTGTATGGAAATGTGCCTTTAAGTATAGATTTTTCTTCAACAGAACCACCTGCCAACAGCACCCGGCAACAGGTGTATGATTTTGTAGAAAAGGAATTACTTGAAAATGTTCCTCTTTTACAAAAGACAGGCCCAACTGATGAGTCTACTTATGGACGGGTCAATTATTATACAGGATATACCGCGCTGGCAAAACTGTATCTGAATGCCAAAATCTATACAGGTACAGAACAATGGGAAAAAGCCATCGCAGCCTGTGATGAAGTAATTAACTCTGGTAAATATGCACTGGTAACCAACTACAGCGATAACTTTAAAAAAGAAAACAAAGGATCAACAGAGTTTATATGGGCTATTCCCTATGATGCAGTGTATGCCAAAGGCTTTAATATGCCTATGATGACGTTGCACATGCAAAATCAGAATACGTATAAAATGAACGCACAACCCTGGAATGGTTTTGCTACTATTCAGGAATTCTATCAGTCTTACATTGATCCTGTACAAAATCCAGGCCCACAAGGTACAGTTGTAGGAGTGGATACAAAAGGAACTACTACCACAGGTACACAAGACAAACGGTTATCAAACTTTCTGGTTGGCCCTCAGTATATGGCGGATGGCTCTCCCTTAACAGATGGAGGAGCTGATGCTGCTGATCCAAATGGAGCACCAATTACCTTTACTCCCTATATTAACGAACTACAACCTAATGCATGGCGCCAATCAGGAGCACGGATTGGTAAATGGGAGTTTTATACTGGCATGACAGCTGATCTGAGTAATGACTGGCCATTGTTCCGCTATGCAGATGTATTATTAATGAAAGCTGAGGCAACTGCCCGCAAAAATGACGACTGGAATGATCCGATTGCTTTGGCATTAGTTAATCAGATACGAACTGTACATGGAGGTGTAACACCGTTTGTCTCCATGACTGCTGATACATTTCTGGCAGAAAGAGGACGCGAAATGTTTGCCGAGACTTTCAGACGTCAGGATCTGATTCGTTTCGGGAAATACAACAGCGCCTGGAGATTCCATGCCGCAGATGCTTCAGACAATTTAGGGCCTGCAGGCATCAACCACCTGAATATTTTTCCGATTCCGGCCACACAGATCAATGCCAACCAGAATCTGAAACAGAATCCCGGATATTAAGACAGATACCTGATACCTCTGTTATAACAGTATAGTAGTCTGTTTGGGACTGCTATACTGTATTTTGATTTTAAATAATCTACATCATCCATTTTTTTTGAAAGGAGCGAATCGTGTGATGAGCAGAAGCAAACCCATACAACAGAAATTACATTCAGGATATAGCAAGGTTGTCTGGTTCTTTTTGTGTATTGTATTTTGTCTGATTAGTTCTTGTACAGATTCGCAAACAGGTACAGAGACTACCTTGTTTACTTTGCTGCCATCCTCCCGAACCGGAATAGATTTCTCAAATAATGTATCCTACACAGAAGAGTTTAATCCCTATACATTCCGAAATTTTTACAATGGAGGGGGAGTAGCTATTGGGGATATTAACAATGATAATTTACCGGATATCTTCTTTTGTTCCAATCAACAAACTAATCGATTATACCTGAATAAAGGAAACTTTCAGTTTGAGGATATCACACAAAAAGCAGGGGTTACATCATATGGGGTATGGTCTACAGGCGTAAGTCTGGTGGACATAAATGGGGATGGATACCTGGATATTTATGTATGTAAATCTGGTGATCTGAAAAAGAAAAATCGAAGCAATGAGCTATTTATCAATAACGGAGATCTGACTTTCACAGAAAAATCTCAGGAATATGGATTGGATAACAGAGGATTGTCTACCCATGCCGCCTTCTTGGATTATGACCGGGATGGTGATCTGGATTGTTATTTGCTCAATAATTCGTTTCGATCAGTGAGTAATTATTATATGATCAAGGATCAGCGTTTGGTGCGTGATTCGTTAGGAGGAAACAAGCTATATCGGAATGATCATAATCATTTTGTAGATGTAAGTGAGGAAGCTGGTATTTATGGTAGTGTAATTGGATTTGGCCTGGGGGTGACTATTTCCGATATCAACCGGGATGGCTGGCCGGATATGTATGTGTCCAATGATTTTTTTGAGCGGGATTATCTATATATCAACCAACAGAATGGAACCTTTAAGGAAATGCTGGAATCCTGTATCAGAGAATTAAGCATGAACTCTATGGGGGCTGATATTGCCGATATCTCTAATGACGGGTATCCGGAAATCTATGTAACGGATATGTTTCCGGAACAGGAAGCCCGTGTAAAGACTAAAACAGTTTTTGAGACATGGAATAAATATCAGGCTGATAAAAAAAGTGGTTTTTATCAGCAGTTTGTACGTAATACCCTACAGCTCAATAGAGGACCTGTAAAAACAGACGGTACACTGGCTTTCAGTGAAATTGGCCGTTATGCAGGTGTGCATGCTACCGACTGGAGCTGGGGAGCTTTAATCACTGACATGGACAATGATGGGTACAAAGATATTTTTGTGGCCAATGGTATTTACAAAGATATTACTGATCAGGATTATATCCAATATACAGCCAGTACAACCAATGAAATCCGACAAAAAATACTCAACAAAGAAACAAATATTATTAAAGATCTGATTGATAAGATTCCTTCTGAGGCACTGAGTAACTATGCTTTTCAAAACAAGGGAGATCTGACTTTTGTGAACCAGGCTCAGTCGTGGGGACTAAATCAACCTTCCTTCTCCAATGGATCAGCTTATGGCGATCTGGACAATGATGGTGACTTGGATCTGGTGATTAACAATGTGAATATGCCTTGTTTTATTTATCAGAACCAATCTAACCAGCTTCATCCTCAACACCAGTTTCTGCAACTGACATTAAAGGGAGAAGGAAATAACCGCTTTGGTATTGGTGCTCAGGTGG
Above is a genomic segment from Xanthocytophaga agilis containing:
- a CDS encoding RagB/SusD family nutrient uptake outer membrane protein, with the translated sequence MKYTSITKYCLVGLILAGGCTNLDETDVLYDTVISDNFYKTDREFLSAVGAAYSNLFGWGGNNHMIPLNEVTTDEMVVPTRGADWGDGGHWVRLQTHTYTSQDPTPTNGWTFLYSGVNTCNRLLATFEPLGTDQAKAYIAELKVLRAIYYYWLLDLYGNVPLSIDFSSTEPPANSTRQQVYDFVEKELLENVPLLQKTGPTDESTYGRVNYYTGYTALAKLYLNAKIYTGTEQWEKAIAACDEVINSGKYALVTNYSDNFKKENKGSTEFIWAIPYDAVYAKGFNMPMMTLHMQNQNTYKMNAQPWNGFATIQEFYQSYIDPVQNPGPQGTVVGVDTKGTTTTGTQDKRLSNFLVGPQYMADGSPLTDGGADAADPNGAPITFTPYINELQPNAWRQSGARIGKWEFYTGMTADLSNDWPLFRYADVLLMKAEATARKNDDWNDPIALALVNQIRTVHGGVTPFVSMTADTFLAERGREMFAETFRRQDLIRFGKYNSAWRFHAADASDNLGPAGINHLNIFPIPATQINANQNLKQNPGY